The following coding sequences are from one Nitrospirota bacterium window:
- a CDS encoding PilZ domain-containing protein yields MNSFVSHLRVHHSREQPAAHRDARQPEPRMLRDRRAHPRLAVSFPLEFGVLPWFRHWLLRPTYQTTRSLDRNPTGSLAVPDPEPWSHPYLAVARYLGKLLFINGTRCWDGEGQIASANGLDLSQSGLRMTTAYPLWLGASLHLRVPASELAPFGYTVLGKVMRVAKTDRDEVEAGVAFTGIHPSDSHELPRFLLTPLPKLAALRRQERYVPRPQADEPVGIGAP; encoded by the coding sequence ATGAATTCTTTTGTCTCGCATCTCAGAGTTCATCATTCTCGGGAACAGCCGGCGGCCCACCGGGATGCCCGGCAACCGGAGCCCAGGATGCTGCGCGACCGCCGGGCGCATCCGCGTCTGGCCGTCTCCTTTCCCCTCGAATTCGGGGTCCTGCCCTGGTTCAGGCACTGGCTGTTGCGCCCGACCTATCAGACAACGCGCAGCCTGGATCGCAACCCAACCGGCAGCCTGGCCGTGCCGGACCCGGAACCCTGGTCCCATCCCTATCTGGCCGTGGCCCGATACCTGGGCAAGCTGCTGTTTATCAACGGGACCCGCTGCTGGGACGGCGAAGGGCAGATTGCCTCCGCCAACGGGCTGGACCTCAGCCAAAGCGGACTCCGCATGACCACTGCCTATCCGCTCTGGCTGGGTGCGTCGCTCCATTTGCGCGTGCCGGCCAGCGAACTGGCCCCCTTTGGATACACCGTGCTGGGAAAAGTCATGCGCGTGGCGAAAACCGATCGGGACGAGGTGGAAGCCGGCGTGGCCTTTACCGGCATTCATCCGTCGGACAGCCATGAGCTTCCCCGCTTCCTCCTGACCCCGCTGCCAAAACTGGCCGCCCTGCGCCGACAGGAACGGTATGTTCCCCGGCCCCAGGCCGACGAGCCGGTGGGAATCGGAGCACCCTGA
- a CDS encoding tetratricopeptide repeat protein, whose protein sequence is MRLLFILTVVLALQGCQTAPEPVDTPATRAAKAMALAAAAKEAYEHREFAQAIEQARRGLQLDETSLDSLYWLGASLFASNQEEEAFTTNKRFVELGAARPDRQGQLAQAYDRLGWISFRKGRTDEAAKYFSLAIERAPALAHALDGRGQIAYLKKDYPAAVRDFSRALELGSTAHQIAVESRGLAYYWMGNFAKALPDLKAAFESTGADRRTDRKDLLRARAFCHLALGEQEAATNLFTRGTDFSEEERRYNLAVITYLTGDKELALRQAGKRTGIIVKEAKLNAAIIARVDKVATGSPAEKAGVQVGDEITMANGIPVSNLEQYREVMRSIPPGTKFTLSIVRNGAKRDLGLTMGDAEYVIKSDPYLAPLLAKPLRSKN, encoded by the coding sequence ATGCGACTCCTCTTCATCCTGACCGTGGTCCTGGCCCTCCAGGGCTGTCAGACGGCTCCGGAACCGGTCGATACCCCGGCGACACGCGCCGCCAAGGCCATGGCCCTCGCGGCGGCCGCGAAGGAGGCATACGAGCATCGGGAATTCGCCCAAGCGATCGAGCAGGCCAGGCGCGGGCTCCAGTTGGACGAGACCTCCCTGGATTCATTGTATTGGCTCGGGGCCTCCCTGTTTGCGAGCAATCAGGAGGAGGAAGCCTTTACGACCAACAAACGGTTCGTCGAGCTTGGGGCCGCCCGCCCCGACCGGCAAGGCCAGTTGGCACAGGCTTACGACAGATTGGGATGGATCAGCTTTCGGAAAGGCCGCACGGACGAAGCGGCCAAATATTTTTCCCTGGCGATCGAACGGGCCCCGGCCCTCGCCCACGCCCTGGACGGGCGAGGACAGATCGCCTACTTAAAGAAGGACTATCCCGCCGCCGTCCGGGACTTCTCCAGGGCGTTGGAACTGGGGTCCACAGCGCATCAAATTGCGGTGGAATCCCGTGGGCTGGCCTATTATTGGATGGGCAATTTTGCCAAGGCTTTACCGGACCTGAAAGCCGCGTTCGAATCCACCGGAGCCGATCGGAGGACTGATCGGAAGGACTTGCTGCGGGCCAGAGCCTTCTGTCACCTGGCGCTGGGGGAACAGGAGGCGGCCACGAATCTCTTTACCCGCGGGACGGACTTCAGCGAGGAAGAACGCCGCTACAACCTCGCCGTGATCACCTATCTCACGGGAGACAAGGAGTTGGCCTTGCGCCAGGCCGGTAAGCGCACCGGCATCATTGTCAAAGAAGCCAAGCTCAACGCCGCGATCATTGCCCGTGTGGACAAGGTGGCCACGGGCAGCCCCGCCGAGAAAGCCGGCGTCCAGGTCGGCGACGAGATCACAATGGCCAACGGCATCCCGGTTTCGAATCTCGAGCAGTATCGCGAGGTGATGCGCTCCATCCCCCCCGGCACCAAGTTCACGCTCAGCATCGTCCGGAACGGGGCCAAACGGGATCTCGGTCTGACGATGGGCGACGCCGAGTACGTCATCAAGTCGGACCCCTACCTGGCCCCGCTCCTGGCCAAGCCGTTACGATCCAAAAATTAG
- a CDS encoding DUF2470 domain-containing protein: MAQPKTHEHSSPARGSSEPEVPEPSLAERARTLMHLGPIGSLCTLSQKQPGWPFGSIMPYALDGQGQPIFLISTMAMHTKNLLADARASLLVAQPEAAGDPLGAARVTVMGQVARVPKDESDAARQAYLARHANASYWVDFGDFGFYRMAIVDVYYVGGFGVMGWVSADDYRRASVDPLADQASGLMQRMNAERAADLLDLARGSGYAQAEEARLTAMDRLGFHLRLRTGERVQGVRIAFPRAVTGGQEAEQMLGEMIRQARAKA; the protein is encoded by the coding sequence ATGGCTCAGCCCAAGACCCACGAACATAGCAGCCCGGCCCGCGGCTCTTCCGAACCAGAAGTTCCGGAGCCTTCGCTGGCCGAGCGGGCGCGAACCCTCATGCACCTGGGCCCGATCGGGAGCCTCTGCACCCTGTCGCAAAAACAACCGGGCTGGCCTTTCGGTTCGATCATGCCCTACGCCCTGGACGGCCAGGGACAGCCGATCTTTCTGATCAGCACCATGGCCATGCACACGAAGAATCTCCTGGCCGATGCCCGCGCCAGCCTCCTCGTCGCACAGCCGGAAGCCGCAGGCGATCCGTTGGGCGCGGCCCGCGTCACGGTGATGGGGCAGGTGGCTCGGGTGCCCAAGGACGAGAGCGACGCCGCACGGCAGGCCTATCTGGCCCGCCATGCGAACGCGAGCTACTGGGTGGATTTCGGCGATTTCGGGTTCTACCGCATGGCCATCGTGGATGTGTATTACGTCGGCGGGTTCGGTGTGATGGGCTGGGTTTCCGCCGACGACTACCGACGAGCTTCGGTAGACCCGCTGGCCGACCAGGCATCAGGCCTCATGCAACGGATGAACGCCGAGCGGGCCGCGGACCTGCTGGATCTGGCCCGGGGCTCCGGCTACGCCCAGGCGGAGGAAGCCAGGCTGACGGCGATGGACCGGCTGGGTTTCCACCTGCGTCTGCGTACGGGAGAGCGGGTACAAGGGGTGCGCATCGCCTTCCCCCGAGCCGTCACCGGCGGGCAGGAGGCCGAACAGATGTTGGGAGAGATGATCCGGCAGGCAAGGGCCAAGGCTTAG
- a CDS encoding NUDIX hydrolase, whose amino-acid sequence MNYCSHCGRPVVLKVPPGDNLPRHVCDACQTIHYQNPKIVAGCIPEWEDQILLCRRAIEPRIGFWTFPAGFMEAGEDTAQAAARETLEEAKASVEITSLYALLSLPHVSQVYLVFRGTLRNLEFGAGMESLDVQLFPWDKVPWDRLAFPVIHEALARYVEDRRRGQYQLQVGVVDRRIPFE is encoded by the coding sequence ATGAACTATTGCAGCCACTGTGGCCGTCCTGTCGTACTCAAAGTGCCTCCGGGGGACAACCTGCCCCGCCATGTGTGCGATGCCTGCCAGACGATCCATTACCAAAATCCCAAGATCGTCGCCGGCTGCATTCCCGAATGGGAAGATCAGATTCTCCTCTGCCGGCGGGCCATCGAGCCGCGCATCGGCTTCTGGACCTTTCCCGCCGGCTTCATGGAGGCCGGCGAGGACACAGCCCAGGCTGCGGCCCGCGAGACGCTGGAAGAAGCCAAGGCCTCCGTGGAGATCACCTCGCTCTATGCCCTGCTCAGCCTGCCCCACGTGAGCCAGGTCTATCTCGTGTTCCGGGGAACGCTCCGCAACTTGGAATTCGGCGCCGGCATGGAAAGTCTGGATGTGCAATTGTTTCCCTGGGACAAGGTGCCCTGGGATCGCCTCGCTTTCCCGGTCATTCATGAAGCGCTGGCCCGATACGTGGAAGATCGCCGCAGGGGACAGTATCAACTGCAAGTCGGCGTCGTGGACCGTCGCATTCCTTTCGAGTAA
- a CDS encoding peroxiredoxin: MGYLKVGEQAPDFTAKTGTGETVSLHSLRGTQVVLYFYPKDDTSGCTIEACGFRDATTSLEQAGAVVLGVSRDGQASHQSFSQKFNLPFRLLCDEDGTIERAYGTHWPVLSCLPVIGRLIGSKRKTFVIDATGRLKAIFPNVNVQGHVEEVLATLRS, from the coding sequence ATGGGCTATCTGAAGGTTGGGGAACAGGCGCCGGATTTTACCGCGAAAACCGGAACGGGCGAAACGGTCTCGCTTCATTCCCTGCGCGGCACACAGGTCGTGCTGTACTTCTATCCGAAGGACGACACGTCGGGCTGCACGATCGAAGCCTGCGGGTTTCGGGACGCCACAACCTCATTGGAACAGGCAGGGGCGGTGGTGCTGGGCGTCAGCCGGGACGGACAGGCTTCCCATCAATCGTTCAGCCAAAAATTCAACCTGCCGTTCCGTCTGCTTTGCGACGAAGACGGGACGATCGAACGGGCCTACGGAACCCACTGGCCGGTCCTGAGCTGTTTGCCGGTCATCGGCCGCTTGATCGGTTCCAAGCGCAAGACTTTCGTCATCGACGCAACCGGCCGCCTCAAAGCCATCTTCCCTAACGTCAACGTGCAGGGACACGTCGAAGAGGTATTAGCCACGCTGCGGAGCTAA
- a CDS encoding zinc ABC transporter substrate-binding protein, giving the protein MRKPFAITNRAWMLAACLLLGASVPSWAEEPLPVVVTIPVLKDWAEQVGGAHVRVLSLISGLESEHSYSPKPSDLIALRKARLLLQVGIGLEVWVASLVKNSGNAGLLVVTTSEGIELIQGGEAHAGTRQAHDDRHPSGNPHVWLDPDNAKVMIRHLADAFSLVDPAHAAEYRRNEAAYVRQIEQLQAELTERFRQVPERRIIVHHPAWPYFARRFGLTIAGEIVTQAGAEPSAHHIQELIAEIRKDRIRVVVSEPQLNQKIPEVLARETGVRVVVLTPLSGGLPGTATYLEMLGYNGRQLAHALAQP; this is encoded by the coding sequence ATGCGCAAACCGTTTGCAATTACGAACCGCGCCTGGATGCTTGCGGCCTGCCTTCTGCTGGGGGCAAGCGTGCCGTCATGGGCGGAAGAGCCGCTGCCGGTCGTCGTCACCATCCCGGTCCTGAAGGACTGGGCGGAGCAGGTCGGGGGCGCTCACGTTCGGGTCCTGTCCTTGATTTCCGGTCTCGAGAGCGAGCACAGCTATTCGCCGAAGCCGAGCGACTTGATCGCGCTTCGCAAGGCGCGTCTTCTGCTACAAGTCGGCATCGGGCTGGAAGTGTGGGTGGCGTCGCTCGTGAAGAATTCCGGCAACGCCGGCTTGCTGGTGGTGACGACCTCCGAGGGGATCGAGCTGATCCAGGGGGGCGAGGCTCACGCGGGAACTCGGCAGGCCCATGATGATCGGCACCCATCCGGAAATCCTCATGTCTGGTTGGACCCGGACAATGCCAAGGTCATGATTCGGCACCTTGCCGATGCCTTCAGCCTGGTGGATCCGGCCCATGCCGCCGAGTATCGGCGCAATGAGGCCGCCTACGTCCGTCAAATCGAGCAGTTGCAGGCCGAGTTGACCGAGCGGTTCCGGCAGGTGCCCGAGCGGCGGATCATCGTGCACCATCCGGCCTGGCCCTATTTCGCGCGGCGGTTCGGACTCACGATCGCCGGCGAGATCGTCACGCAGGCCGGCGCGGAACCTTCGGCCCATCATATCCAGGAATTGATCGCGGAAATCCGAAAAGACAGGATTCGCGTCGTCGTCTCCGAGCCGCAGTTGAATCAAAAGATTCCCGAGGTCCTGGCGCGCGAGACCGGCGTGCGAGTGGTGGTCTTGACGCCGCTGTCCGGCGGATTGCCCGGCACGGCGACCTATCTCGAGATGCTGGGGTATAATGGCCGGCAATTGGCTCATGCGCTGGCCCAGCCCTAG
- a CDS encoding aldo/keto reductase, whose amino-acid sequence MQYRRLGKTGWQISEVGFGAWGIGGTFWIGAQDQESLSALHASIDAGLNFIDTALVYGDGHSEALVGQVVRSRKERLYVATKVPPKNLHWPALPDDTVETAFPPAHIIDCTEQSLKNLKLDCIDLQQLHVWRDEWMEDQRWLEALLTLKSQGKIRAIGVSINDHEPDSALRLVASGLIDSVQVIYNIFDQSPNRALLPACLKHDVGVLARCPFDEGGLTGKITPETIFPAGDWRNDYFKDDRKAQVAEHVEPIKRLLGPEAKTLPELALRYCLAHPAVSTVIPGMRTQANVRANCSWSDGRRLSEGLVKTLQAHAWERNFYD is encoded by the coding sequence ATGCAGTATCGGCGGTTGGGGAAAACGGGCTGGCAGATCTCCGAGGTCGGCTTCGGCGCCTGGGGCATCGGCGGCACCTTTTGGATCGGCGCCCAGGACCAGGAATCCCTGTCGGCCCTCCACGCATCCATCGACGCGGGGCTGAATTTCATCGACACGGCCCTGGTCTATGGCGACGGGCACAGCGAAGCCCTCGTGGGCCAGGTGGTCCGGTCCCGCAAGGAACGTCTCTACGTCGCCACCAAAGTTCCTCCGAAAAATCTTCACTGGCCGGCCTTGCCGGACGATACGGTCGAGACGGCCTTCCCGCCTGCCCACATCATCGACTGTACCGAGCAGAGCCTGAAGAACCTCAAACTCGACTGCATCGACTTGCAGCAGTTGCACGTCTGGCGGGACGAGTGGATGGAAGACCAACGTTGGCTGGAAGCGTTGCTGACGCTCAAGAGCCAGGGAAAGATTCGAGCGATCGGGGTGTCCATCAACGACCATGAGCCGGACTCGGCGCTCCGCCTGGTCGCCAGCGGCCTGATCGATTCCGTGCAGGTGATCTACAACATTTTCGACCAGTCCCCGAACCGTGCGCTACTCCCTGCCTGCCTCAAGCATGACGTCGGCGTGCTGGCCCGCTGTCCCTTCGACGAGGGGGGCCTGACCGGCAAGATCACCCCCGAGACGATCTTTCCCGCAGGCGACTGGCGCAACGACTACTTCAAGGACGACCGCAAGGCCCAGGTCGCCGAGCATGTCGAGCCGATCAAGCGACTACTCGGCCCCGAAGCGAAGACGCTGCCGGAACTGGCGCTCCGCTATTGCCTGGCCCATCCGGCGGTGAGTACGGTCATCCCCGGCATGCGCACCCAGGCCAACGTACGAGCGAACTGTTCCTGGTCGGACGGGCGGCGCTTAAGCGAGGGACTCGTGAAGACCCTCCAGGCCCATGCCTGGGAGAGAAACTTTTACGACTGA
- a CDS encoding anhydro-N-acetylmuramic acid kinase has translation MVPIECRMKVVGLMSGTSGDGVDAALVDIRGAGLALRVTALAFAPTPYPADLQRRVLHLCSGGSVAEACHLNAVLGEWFARAALRVIKKAGLNPAEVELIGSHGQTIQHLPQGIRERGLGPIRSTLQIAEPAVIAERTGIATVADFRPRDIAAGGQGAPLTPYVHYLLFRHATRSRLVVNLGGIGNVTHLPAGGSLSTVRAFDTGPGNMVLDGLVQRLTNGRQTMDRGGRRAAQGTVDAGLLAELLAHPFLKQPPPKSTGRETFGEPFVARLLATMRKRRLTANDVLATCSLFTAVTVSSARRWLGPSLDEVIVAGGGARNRTLLGDLAAVFEPIPVRTLEEIGWDSKAFEAVAFAVLAYQTLHGKCANVPAVTGATHPVLLGTIVPGTRGPRSLFRRTGGKS, from the coding sequence ATGGTTCCAATTGAGTGCCGCATGAAGGTCGTCGGCCTCATGTCCGGCACATCCGGCGACGGAGTGGACGCCGCGTTGGTGGACATCCGCGGCGCCGGGCTCGCCCTCAGAGTGACCGCGCTGGCGTTTGCCCCCACGCCCTATCCGGCGGACTTGCAGCGGCGGGTGTTGCATCTCTGCTCCGGCGGATCCGTCGCCGAGGCCTGCCATCTGAACGCCGTCTTGGGCGAATGGTTCGCCAGAGCGGCGCTCCGCGTGATCAAGAAAGCCGGACTGAACCCCGCCGAGGTTGAGCTCATCGGGTCCCACGGGCAGACCATCCAGCATCTGCCGCAAGGCATCCGCGAACGGGGGCTGGGCCCCATCCGCTCGACGCTGCAAATCGCCGAACCGGCGGTGATCGCCGAACGGACCGGCATCGCGACGGTGGCTGATTTTCGCCCCCGCGACATCGCGGCCGGAGGACAGGGAGCCCCGCTGACCCCCTATGTCCACTATCTCTTGTTCAGACATGCCACGCGGTCACGTCTTGTCGTCAACCTGGGCGGCATCGGCAACGTCACCCATTTGCCGGCCGGCGGTTCCCTGTCCACAGTGCGGGCCTTCGATACAGGCCCGGGCAACATGGTGCTGGACGGGCTGGTCCAGCGGCTGACCAACGGCCGACAGACCATGGACCGAGGCGGGCGGCGCGCGGCCCAAGGCACCGTGGATGCCGGACTGCTGGCCGAGTTACTGGCCCACCCCTTTCTGAAACAGCCGCCGCCCAAGTCCACGGGGCGGGAAACGTTCGGGGAGCCCTTCGTCGCGCGGCTGCTCGCCACCATGCGCAAGCGCCGCCTCACGGCCAACGATGTCCTGGCGACTTGTTCGTTGTTCACCGCCGTGACCGTAAGTAGTGCCAGGCGCTGGCTGGGGCCGAGCCTTGACGAAGTGATCGTCGCCGGCGGCGGCGCGCGCAACCGGACGTTGCTGGGGGACCTGGCGGCCGTGTTCGAACCGATTCCGGTGCGCACCCTGGAAGAGATCGGCTGGGACAGCAAAGCCTTCGAGGCCGTCGCCTTCGCCGTCCTGGCCTATCAGACGCTGCACGGGAAATGCGCCAACGTCCCGGCCGTCACCGGCGCGACGCATCCCGTGCTCCTGGGCACGATCGTGCCGGGCACGCGGGGCCCGCGCTCCTTGTTCCGCAGAACCGGCGGGAAAAGCTGA
- a CDS encoding HNH endonuclease — protein sequence MAFPRDLVSKLLARCHRRCCVCHRFCGIKIETDHIVPKEQGGSDDIENAIPVCFECHAEIHSYNDQHPRGRKFLPDELRQHKEQWLKICDERPDVLVSVHRAADVGPLQALIDELALNGKVAARPNVQDQGARFHDAQLRRAIEVGSIAILRDEIREAVLDAYVAMDAASQIVDSAWRHPKGSNSWAEGVNEAPRRIKDAQPQITKAQEELLKFLATESPVV from the coding sequence ATGGCCTTTCCTCGAGACTTAGTGTCCAAACTCTTGGCGCGATGCCACAGACGGTGCTGCGTGTGCCACCGCTTCTGTGGCATAAAGATTGAGACAGACCACATTGTGCCCAAGGAGCAGGGCGGCAGCGATGACATTGAAAATGCCATTCCGGTGTGTTTCGAGTGTCATGCTGAGATTCACAGTTACAACGACCAGCACCCTCGGGGTCGAAAGTTTCTTCCCGACGAGCTACGCCAGCACAAAGAACAGTGGCTCAAGATCTGTGATGAGCGCCCAGATGTGCTCGTTTCGGTGCACCGGGCAGCAGATGTAGGCCCATTGCAGGCTTTGATTGATGAGTTAGCGCTTAACGGCAAGGTCGCAGCCAGACCAAACGTGCAAGATCAAGGCGCAAGATTCCATGACGCCCAACTCCGGCGCGCCATCGAAGTGGGCTCAATTGCCATTCTTCGCGACGAGATTCGCGAGGCGGTTCTTGACGCCTATGTCGCAATGGATGCGGCGAGCCAGATTGTCGATAGCGCTTGGCGGCACCCGAAAGGCTCGAATTCGTGGGCGGAAGGTGTCAACGAGGCACCCAGGCGTATCAAGGACGCCCAGCCACAGATCACGAAAGCACAGGAAGAACTTCTAAAGTTTTTGGCGACTGAATCACCTGTCGTCTAA
- a CDS encoding DUF3393 domain-containing protein, with translation MTQLWRRMLAIGVIMGITAGELAPGPVRAADPFQEIDRRFQERQQQGEDALRGLHEEYRGKRQAMETQWKQREREIEARWDQTKQTIEQKWDRALRSTPKDWVDYSQTHEARSIVDFEQGTVEVVALVPLAEVSAVQPAWFLSLTKVGLTLDGLRAVPALLAPLPDQAQMRLTALPASWTRLLHQFERVFDQEAAPGRMALAGQVVTREGKPVDRQTVKAYVQDEVLPAAVVEQKPVESRDGVARVKITAKIAMTPDHIKRRALQYQDVVPPYAKQHGLDPRLLYAVIHTESFFNPRAQSPSPTYGLMQLVPRAAARDAYNFLYKEDRVLDDEYLLDPAHNVELGAAYLRLLRKQLVGGLEAGDKQTSLLICAYKWGPANVQNKVLKQVRIQDLTDTQVLSLLAQRAPEDTRLYLRQVRDRMELYADLPPAQPQAPVQPLGRP, from the coding sequence ATGACACAATTGTGGCGGCGGATGCTGGCGATCGGAGTCATCATGGGGATCACGGCGGGGGAGCTGGCTCCAGGCCCTGTCCGTGCCGCCGACCCGTTTCAGGAAATCGACCGGCGGTTTCAAGAGCGGCAGCAGCAGGGAGAGGATGCGCTCCGCGGCCTCCACGAGGAGTATCGGGGCAAGCGGCAGGCCATGGAGACTCAGTGGAAGCAACGGGAACGGGAGATCGAGGCCCGCTGGGATCAGACCAAGCAGACCATCGAGCAGAAGTGGGACCGGGCGTTGCGGTCCACCCCGAAGGATTGGGTGGACTATTCCCAGACGCATGAGGCCCGCAGCATCGTGGATTTCGAGCAGGGGACGGTCGAGGTCGTGGCGCTCGTGCCTCTCGCCGAAGTCAGCGCCGTGCAGCCGGCCTGGTTCTTGTCCCTGACCAAAGTCGGCCTGACTCTGGATGGGTTGCGGGCGGTGCCGGCGTTGCTGGCGCCGCTCCCGGACCAGGCGCAGATGCGGCTGACCGCCTTGCCCGCGTCCTGGACCCGGCTCCTCCACCAGTTCGAGCGGGTCTTCGACCAGGAAGCTGCGCCTGGCCGTATGGCGCTGGCCGGCCAAGTTGTGACCCGCGAGGGGAAGCCGGTCGATCGGCAGACCGTTAAGGCCTACGTGCAGGACGAGGTTCTGCCCGCCGCGGTGGTCGAGCAGAAGCCGGTGGAATCGCGGGATGGGGTCGCGCGCGTGAAGATCACGGCCAAGATCGCGATGACCCCCGACCACATCAAGCGGCGCGCCTTGCAATATCAGGACGTGGTGCCGCCGTACGCAAAACAACACGGCCTCGATCCGCGCTTGCTCTATGCGGTGATCCATACGGAATCGTTTTTCAATCCCCGGGCCCAGTCCCCCTCGCCGACCTACGGGCTGATGCAGTTGGTGCCCCGCGCGGCGGCGCGGGACGCCTACAACTTTCTCTACAAAGAAGATCGGGTGCTGGACGATGAGTATCTCCTGGACCCGGCCCACAACGTCGAGTTGGGTGCCGCCTATTTGCGTCTCCTGCGGAAGCAGCTTGTCGGGGGATTGGAGGCCGGGGACAAGCAAACCTCCCTCTTGATCTGCGCCTATAAATGGGGGCCGGCCAACGTCCAGAACAAGGTGCTCAAGCAAGTGCGGATCCAGGACCTGACCGACACGCAAGTGCTCAGCCTCCTGGCGCAGCGGGCTCCGGAGGATACCAGGCTCTACCTCAGGCAAGTGCGGGATCGGATGGAACTCTATGCCGACCTTCCGCCGGCCCAACCTCAGGCTCCGGTTCAACCTCTTGGGCGACCGTAA
- a CDS encoding metal ABC transporter permease — translation MIEMLTYDFMQRSLLAAALVGAVCSVIGVFVVLRGLAFIGAGTAHAAFAGVALAYLLGVSPLPLAIVFGLATVWITGVMEEQGRMKLDVSIGILYTATMALAILFIGLMKGYNAEVYGYLFGSVLSVTPEELRVIGLLSLLVVGVIVVFAKELYFIAFDQDMAEASGVPARRIFYLLLTLIALTVVISLKTVGAILVFAMVLIPASTAYQLTHSLRQMTIYAVLIGTVCAVGGVMVSYWWDLPSGPAIVLLATTVFFLSVFFSPKRVRRAPAAAH, via the coding sequence ATGATCGAGATGCTCACATACGATTTCATGCAGCGGTCGTTGCTGGCGGCGGCGCTGGTGGGAGCGGTCTGCTCGGTCATCGGCGTGTTCGTTGTCTTGCGGGGGCTGGCGTTCATCGGGGCCGGCACGGCCCACGCGGCCTTTGCCGGGGTGGCGCTGGCCTACCTGCTCGGCGTCTCGCCGCTGCCGCTGGCCATCGTGTTCGGCCTGGCGACCGTGTGGATCACGGGAGTCATGGAAGAGCAGGGGCGGATGAAGCTGGACGTGTCGATCGGGATTCTCTATACGGCCACGATGGCCCTGGCGATCCTGTTCATCGGACTGATGAAGGGCTACAACGCGGAAGTCTACGGCTACCTGTTCGGCAGCGTGCTCTCGGTGACGCCGGAGGAGCTGCGCGTGATCGGGCTGCTGAGCCTGCTGGTCGTCGGGGTGATTGTCGTCTTTGCCAAGGAACTGTACTTCATCGCGTTCGACCAGGACATGGCCGAAGCCTCGGGCGTGCCGGCGCGCCGGATCTTTTACCTGCTCCTGACGCTCATCGCGCTGACGGTGGTCATCTCGCTCAAGACCGTCGGGGCCATTCTGGTCTTCGCCATGGTCTTGATCCCCGCCTCCACGGCCTACCAGCTGACGCACAGTCTGAGGCAGATGACGATCTATGCGGTGCTGATCGGGACGGTCTGCGCCGTGGGAGGAGTGATGGTCTCCTACTGGTGGGACTTGCCGTCAGGCCCGGCCATCGTGCTGCTGGCCACCACGGTCTTTTTCTTGTCGGTCTTTTTCTCGCCCAAACGGGTCCGGCGGGCGCCCGCCGCCGCGCATTAA
- a CDS encoding metal ABC transporter ATP-binding protein, which produces MMATPIIRFSHATFGFPGVTALEDISLEIADGEFVGVIGPNGSGKTTLCRAVLGLLPPRSGHLQIFDCACQELRCHHRARIGYLPQKGVLDRNFPITVLEAVMMGRYGALGLFTRPGKQDREIALHALEQVGMQDHRDSALGHLSGGQQQRVLIARALAQQPQVLLLDEPTTGIDITTQHAVLDLIRHLHRDLKLTVLLITHDINMIRSYVDRLVLLKTRLYAAGPPAEVLRQDVLQQVYGKELVITEKDLIIVEDYHHHH; this is translated from the coding sequence ATGATGGCGACTCCGATCATCCGGTTCTCCCACGCGACCTTCGGCTTCCCCGGCGTCACCGCGCTGGAGGACATTTCGCTGGAGATCGCCGACGGGGAATTCGTGGGCGTGATCGGTCCGAACGGCTCCGGCAAAACCACGCTCTGCCGGGCGGTCCTGGGCCTCTTGCCGCCGCGCTCCGGCCACCTCCAGATTTTCGACTGCGCCTGCCAGGAACTGCGCTGCCACCACCGGGCCCGCATCGGGTACCTGCCGCAGAAGGGCGTGCTGGACCGGAACTTTCCCATCACGGTGTTGGAGGCGGTCATGATGGGCCGTTACGGCGCGCTGGGCCTCTTCACGCGGCCGGGAAAACAGGATCGGGAGATCGCGTTGCACGCGTTGGAACAGGTGGGCATGCAGGATCACCGGGACAGTGCGTTGGGGCACCTCTCGGGCGGGCAGCAGCAGCGGGTCCTGATTGCGCGGGCGCTCGCGCAGCAGCCGCAAGTGTTGCTCCTGGACGAGCCGACCACCGGCATCGACATCACCACGCAGCACGCGGTGTTGGATCTCATCCGGCACTTGCACCGGGATTTGAAGCTGACCGTCCTCCTGATCACCCACGACATCAACATGATCCGGTCCTACGTAGATCGGCTGGTGTTGCTGAAAACCCGTCTTTATGCGGCCGGCCCGCCGGCGGAAGTCCTGCGCCAGGATGTGCTGCAGCAGGTCTATGGCAAGGAACTCGTGATCACGGAGAAGGACCTGATTATTGTGGAAGACTATCACCACCACCACTGA